Proteins encoded together in one Micromonospora kangleipakensis window:
- the steA gene encoding putative cytokinetic ring protein SteA: MRLPTLRRTRNAEPGSVLGTARLDRRTKRLVGRLRPGDIAVIDHVDLDRVAADSLVAVGVAAVLNAKPSVSGRYPNLGPEVLVAAGIPLLDDLGESVFEQIREGDTVRIEGNTVFVGEEPVAHGALQDAETVAKAMADAREGLSVQLEAFAANTMDYLKQERDLLLDGVGVPDIQTQIQGRHCLIVVRGYDYKADLDVLRPYIREFKPVLIGVDGGADALVEAGYTPDMIIGDMDSVTDDVLRCGAEVIVHAYPDGRAPGLPRVNGLGVPAITFPAAATSEDLAMLLADEKGASLLVAVGTHATLVEFLDKGRGGMASTFLTRLKVGGKLVDAKGVSRLYRQSISGSSLLLLVLSAGAAMASAVAVSTVGKAYLGVVSEWWDNFVFQLGQLF; this comes from the coding sequence ATGCGTCTACCCACGTTGCGCCGGACCCGGAACGCGGAACCGGGCTCAGTCCTCGGCACCGCGCGCCTCGACCGCCGTACGAAACGGCTGGTGGGCCGGCTCCGACCCGGCGACATCGCGGTCATCGACCACGTCGACCTGGACCGGGTGGCGGCGGATTCGCTGGTCGCCGTCGGCGTGGCCGCGGTGCTCAACGCCAAGCCCTCGGTCTCCGGGCGCTACCCCAACCTGGGGCCGGAGGTGCTGGTGGCCGCCGGCATCCCGCTCCTGGACGACCTGGGCGAGAGCGTCTTCGAGCAGATCCGCGAAGGCGACACCGTCCGGATCGAGGGCAACACGGTCTTCGTCGGCGAGGAGCCGGTCGCGCACGGTGCCCTGCAGGACGCCGAGACGGTGGCCAAGGCGATGGCCGACGCCCGGGAGGGGCTGTCGGTCCAGTTGGAGGCGTTCGCCGCCAACACCATGGACTACCTCAAGCAGGAGCGCGACCTGCTGCTCGACGGGGTCGGCGTACCGGACATCCAGACCCAGATCCAGGGGCGGCACTGCCTTATCGTGGTCCGCGGCTACGACTACAAGGCCGACCTGGACGTGCTGCGCCCGTACATCCGGGAGTTCAAGCCGGTGCTCATCGGCGTGGACGGCGGCGCGGACGCCCTGGTCGAGGCGGGCTACACCCCGGACATGATCATCGGTGACATGGACTCGGTCACCGACGACGTGCTGCGCTGCGGCGCCGAGGTGATCGTGCACGCCTACCCGGACGGCCGCGCCCCCGGCCTGCCCCGGGTCAACGGCCTCGGGGTGCCGGCGATCACCTTCCCGGCCGCCGCCACCAGCGAGGACCTGGCCATGCTGCTGGCCGACGAGAAGGGCGCCTCGCTGCTGGTCGCGGTCGGCACCCACGCCACGCTGGTGGAGTTCCTCGACAAGGGCCGGGGCGGCATGGCCTCGACCTTCCTGACCCGGCTGAAGGTCGGCGGCAAGCTGGTCGACGCCAAGGGCGTGAGCCGGCTCTACCGGCAGAGCATCTCCGGTTCCTCGCTGCTGCTGCTGGTCCTCTCGGCGGGCGCCGCGATGGCCTCCGCGGTGGCGGTCTCCACCGTCGGGAAGGCGTATTTGGGCGTGGTCTCCGAATGGTGGGACAATTTTGTGTTCCAGCTCGGCCAGCTCTTCTAG
- a CDS encoding copper transporter: MINFRYHVVSLTAVFLALAIGLVVGTAALNGPVADSLKENVNALRKDNQQMRQSVNSLQKELDMEEDFAAEMAQVVLPGKLTGRRVLVLDLPSGREHTDGVAKMLELAGANVTGRIDLQDKFINPDSNNNLLELAVTAARPNSAPTAGLPGNGHGVETSSALLASVLLDRPQGSPPVSDADRRAVLAAYSNAGYLSTEDKVTGAAEAVVLVSGQPYVDKDSAKKDESVVKVAEQFDRTGAIVVGGNGSAGGNVVAVVRGDPVLSQTISTVDNANTVQGQLVTALALVQQLTEKKAGQYGVGDNAAALLPKLPQ; encoded by the coding sequence GTGATCAACTTCCGCTACCACGTGGTGTCCCTCACCGCGGTCTTCCTGGCGTTGGCGATCGGCCTGGTGGTCGGCACGGCCGCCCTCAACGGGCCGGTCGCCGACTCGCTCAAGGAGAACGTCAACGCGCTGCGCAAGGACAACCAGCAGATGCGCCAGTCGGTCAACAGCCTCCAGAAGGAACTGGACATGGAGGAGGACTTCGCCGCCGAGATGGCGCAGGTCGTCCTCCCCGGCAAGCTCACCGGGCGACGCGTGCTGGTGCTCGACCTGCCCAGCGGCCGCGAGCACACCGACGGCGTGGCGAAGATGCTCGAACTCGCCGGCGCGAACGTCACCGGCCGGATCGACCTGCAGGACAAGTTCATCAACCCGGACAGCAACAACAACCTGCTGGAGCTGGCCGTCACCGCTGCCCGCCCGAACAGCGCCCCCACCGCGGGGCTGCCGGGCAACGGGCACGGCGTGGAGACCTCCAGCGCCCTGCTGGCCAGCGTCCTGCTCGACCGCCCCCAGGGCAGCCCGCCGGTCTCCGACGCGGATCGTCGGGCCGTGCTGGCGGCGTACTCCAACGCCGGCTACCTGAGCACGGAAGACAAGGTCACCGGGGCGGCCGAGGCGGTGGTCCTGGTCAGCGGCCAGCCGTACGTGGACAAGGACTCGGCGAAGAAGGACGAGTCGGTGGTGAAGGTCGCCGAGCAGTTCGACCGGACCGGCGCGATCGTGGTCGGCGGCAACGGCTCGGCCGGCGGCAACGTGGTCGCCGTCGTGCGCGGCGACCCGGTGCTCTCCCAGACCATCTCCACCGTCGACAACGCCAACACCGTCCAGGGTCAGCTGGTCACCGCGCTCGCGCTGGTGCAGCAGCTCACCGAGAAGAAGGCCGGCCAGTACGGTGTCGGCGACAACGCCGCAGCGCTGCTGCCTAAACTGCCCCAGTGA
- the murJ gene encoding murein biosynthesis integral membrane protein MurJ translates to MKNPAPLAAAGRVAGAAALIAVLTVVSRLAGFGRTAVFTWSLAPTDLGGAYVVANAVPNFIFEIVAGGALASLVVPLLAAAVDAGDRRAVTATTGALLTWTLSLLIPLAVLVALFADPLVGLLGDGLSLAQQQSGAGMLRVFAPQLPLYGVGIVLTGVLQAHRRFAWPVLAPLLSSVTVIAVYLGFTAAEGRLATVGGVSRGGELLLSGGTTLGVVVLSLSLLIPLRRLGLRPRAGFRFPADARARVGPLAVAGVVTVTAQQIALIVSLNQVGYGRASDPGVYNLAQTIYFLPWAVLAVPLAVAAYPTLAAARAAGDERTYRETLAPAVRGVVLFSLLGAAALVGTAVPVGHFFFDPPVAGAAAAGIAGFAPGLLGYGLFAVLTRALYARGETRAATVATAVGWLTVPALALLLGRLLPLADRVLAVTLATSGGMLVLGGLLIAAVLRSAGRDALAGVGRAGAAGLLAGGVAGLGGVATSRWLAGLGDGTPTTSEALVQGMLSGVVVGALFLAVAWLTDERDVRPLLTAVLRWLGRRRPPTAAGGQEDQTPPERGGGKETVSR, encoded by the coding sequence GTGAAGAACCCGGCGCCCCTCGCCGCCGCCGGCCGGGTGGCCGGAGCGGCCGCCCTCATCGCCGTACTCACCGTGGTCAGCCGGCTCGCCGGCTTCGGTCGTACCGCCGTCTTCACCTGGTCCCTCGCCCCGACCGACCTCGGCGGCGCGTACGTCGTCGCCAACGCCGTACCGAACTTCATCTTCGAGATCGTGGCCGGCGGGGCGCTGGCCAGTCTCGTCGTACCGCTGCTGGCCGCGGCCGTCGACGCCGGCGACCGTCGGGCGGTCACCGCGACCACCGGCGCCCTGCTGACCTGGACCCTCAGCCTGCTGATCCCGCTGGCGGTGCTGGTGGCGTTGTTCGCCGATCCGCTGGTCGGCCTGCTCGGCGACGGGCTCAGCCTCGCCCAGCAGCAGTCCGGTGCCGGGATGCTGCGGGTCTTCGCCCCGCAGCTGCCGCTCTACGGCGTCGGCATCGTGCTCACCGGGGTGCTCCAGGCGCACCGGCGGTTCGCCTGGCCGGTGCTCGCGCCGCTGCTGTCCAGCGTCACCGTCATCGCGGTCTACCTGGGCTTCACCGCGGCCGAGGGGCGGCTGGCGACCGTCGGCGGCGTCAGCCGCGGCGGCGAGCTGCTGCTCTCCGGTGGCACCACGCTCGGCGTGGTGGTGCTCTCCCTGTCGCTGCTGATCCCGCTGCGCCGGCTCGGCCTCCGGCCGCGGGCGGGCTTCCGCTTCCCCGCCGACGCACGCGCCCGGGTCGGCCCGCTCGCGGTCGCTGGCGTGGTGACCGTCACCGCCCAGCAGATCGCCCTGATCGTGAGCCTCAACCAGGTCGGCTACGGCCGGGCATCCGACCCCGGCGTCTACAACCTGGCGCAGACCATCTACTTCCTGCCGTGGGCGGTGCTGGCCGTGCCGCTGGCGGTCGCCGCGTACCCCACCCTCGCGGCCGCCCGCGCGGCCGGTGACGAGCGGACCTACCGGGAGACCCTCGCCCCGGCGGTCCGCGGGGTGGTCCTGTTCAGCCTGCTGGGCGCCGCCGCGCTGGTCGGCACGGCGGTGCCGGTGGGGCACTTCTTCTTCGACCCACCGGTCGCCGGTGCGGCGGCGGCGGGCATCGCCGGGTTCGCGCCCGGCCTGCTCGGCTACGGCCTCTTCGCCGTGCTCACCCGGGCCCTCTACGCCCGCGGCGAGACCCGGGCGGCGACCGTCGCCACCGCGGTGGGCTGGCTGACCGTGCCGGCCCTGGCGCTGCTCCTCGGGCGCCTGCTGCCCCTCGCCGACCGGGTCCTGGCCGTCACCCTGGCCACCTCGGGCGGCATGCTGGTCCTCGGTGGCCTGCTGATCGCCGCGGTGCTCCGCTCGGCCGGCCGCGACGCACTGGCCGGGGTGGGGCGGGCCGGGGCCGCCGGTCTGCTCGCCGGCGGGGTCGCCGGGCTCGGCGGGGTCGCCACGTCCCGCTGGCTCGCCGGGCTGGGCGACGGGACCCCGACGACATCGGAGGCGCTCGTTCAGGGCATGCTGTCCGGGGTCGTGGTCGGCGCCCTGTTCCTCGCCGTCGCCTGGCTGACGGACGAACGCGACGTGCGGCCGCTGCTCACCGCCGTGCTGCGCTGGCTGGGCCGGAGACGCCCGCCCACCGCGGCCGGCGGGCAGGAGGACCAGACGCCCCCGGAACGGGGTGGCGGGAAGGAGACGGTGTCCCGGTGA
- a CDS encoding glycosyltransferase family 4 protein, with translation MTDATSAQRWPGSVALLLASSTGGVGQHVRSIARGLTAAGVTVLVCGPAATEEQFDFTGVGARFTPVEIPASPTPADARAVAALRRALADTPVQVVHAHGLRAGLVAALARPAAPLVVTWHNAVLAGGLRGRLSRLAEGIVARSARVALGASADLVERAAALGATDARLAPVAAPALPAPRRRRAAVRAEFGVAPGRPLILSVGRLHPQKRYDVLVDAAARWRTRTPAPAVVIAGSGPAYLQLAARISTARAPVTLLGHRTDVADLLAGADLAVVTSDWEARQLFAQEALRAGVPLVATAVGGLPELVGDAAVLVPAGDVDAVDAAVRELLDDDARRTELARRGAARAATWPTEADTVASLAALYAELAPAGANPSTGRR, from the coding sequence ATGACCGACGCCACGTCGGCGCAGCGGTGGCCCGGATCGGTGGCCCTGCTGCTCGCCTCCAGCACGGGCGGGGTGGGACAGCACGTCCGCTCGATCGCCCGCGGCCTGACCGCCGCCGGCGTCACCGTGCTGGTCTGCGGCCCGGCCGCCACCGAGGAACAGTTCGACTTCACCGGCGTCGGTGCCCGCTTCACGCCGGTGGAGATCCCCGCCAGCCCCACGCCCGCCGACGCGCGGGCCGTCGCCGCCCTGCGCCGGGCCCTGGCCGACACCCCCGTCCAGGTCGTGCACGCGCACGGGCTGCGGGCCGGCCTGGTCGCCGCCCTCGCCCGCCCGGCCGCCCCGCTGGTGGTCACCTGGCACAACGCGGTGCTCGCCGGCGGGCTGCGCGGCCGGCTCTCCCGGCTGGCCGAGGGGATCGTCGCGCGCTCCGCCCGGGTGGCGCTGGGCGCCTCCGCCGACCTGGTGGAGCGGGCCGCCGCGCTGGGCGCGACCGACGCCCGGCTGGCCCCGGTCGCCGCGCCCGCGCTGCCCGCGCCGCGCCGCCGCCGCGCCGCCGTCCGCGCCGAGTTCGGCGTCGCCCCCGGCCGTCCGCTGATCCTCTCGGTGGGCCGGCTGCACCCCCAGAAGCGGTACGACGTGCTGGTCGACGCCGCCGCCCGGTGGCGTACCCGGACCCCGGCGCCGGCCGTGGTCATCGCCGGCAGCGGCCCCGCGTACCTCCAGCTCGCCGCCCGGATCTCGACCGCCCGGGCGCCGGTGACCCTGCTCGGGCACCGCACCGACGTGGCCGACCTGCTCGCCGGCGCCGACCTGGCGGTGGTGACCAGCGACTGGGAGGCCCGCCAGCTCTTCGCCCAGGAGGCGCTGCGGGCCGGCGTGCCCCTGGTGGCGACCGCCGTGGGCGGCCTGCCGGAGCTGGTCGGCGACGCCGCGGTGCTGGTCCCGGCCGGCGACGTCGACGCGGTCGATGCGGCGGTGCGGGAGCTGCTGGACGACGACGCGCGCCGGACGGAACTGGCGCGCCGCGGCGCCGCCCGGGCGGCGACCTGGCCGACCGAGGCGGACACCGTTGCCAGCCTGGCCGCCCTCTACGCCGAACTGGCGCCGGCCGGGGCCAATCCGTCGACGGGACGCCGCTGA
- a CDS encoding CTP synthase, whose protein sequence is MAPSARTTRHIFVTGGVASSLGKGLTASSLGNLLTARGLRVVMQKLDPYLNVDPGTMNPFQHGEVFVTEDGAETDLDVGHYERFLDRALSGKANVTTGQIYSDVIAKERRGEYLGDTVQVIPHITNEIKSRILGMADPDAEGQIPDVVITEVGGTVGDIESLPFLEAIRQVRHDLGRDNCFYLHVSLVPYLAPSGELKTKPTQHSVAQLRSIGIQPDAIVLRCDREIPEKLKEKLSLYCDVDREAVVAAPDAPSIYDIPKVLHREGLDAYVVRRLGLSFRDVDWTSWDDLLDRVHQPHHTVTVAVVGKYVDLPDAYLSVSEAIRAAGFGHRARVQLRWVPSDDCVTPAGAAAALAGVDGIVIPGGFGVRGIEGKIGTARYARENGVPLLGLCLGLQCMTIEVARHLAGLDGANSLEFDEEAKHPVIATMADQEDIVAGKGDLGGTMRLGAYPAKLAEGSLVAEAYGSTEISERHRHRYEVNNAYRDQLTKVGLHFSGTSPDGRLVEFIELDRDLHPFFVATQAHPELKSRPTRPHPLFAGFVKAAIAYSEADQLPVDLDAAPAETPAAKKTSRNGTAAAARAASAS, encoded by the coding sequence TTGGCCCCTTCAGCACGGACGACCAGGCACATTTTCGTCACCGGGGGCGTCGCCTCCTCGCTGGGTAAGGGCCTCACCGCCTCCAGCCTCGGCAACCTGCTGACCGCGCGCGGACTGCGCGTGGTGATGCAGAAGCTCGACCCGTACCTCAACGTCGACCCGGGGACGATGAACCCGTTCCAGCACGGTGAGGTCTTCGTCACCGAGGACGGCGCCGAAACCGACCTCGACGTCGGGCACTACGAGCGGTTCCTCGACCGGGCACTCTCGGGCAAGGCGAACGTCACCACCGGGCAGATCTACTCGGACGTGATCGCCAAGGAGCGGCGCGGCGAGTACCTGGGCGACACGGTCCAGGTCATCCCGCACATCACGAACGAGATCAAGTCGCGGATCCTCGGCATGGCCGACCCGGACGCCGAGGGCCAGATCCCGGACGTGGTGATCACCGAGGTCGGCGGCACCGTCGGCGACATCGAGTCGCTGCCGTTCCTCGAGGCGATCCGCCAGGTCCGCCACGACCTGGGCCGGGACAACTGCTTCTACCTGCACGTCTCGCTGGTGCCCTACCTGGCGCCGTCGGGCGAGCTGAAGACCAAGCCGACCCAGCACTCGGTGGCGCAGCTGCGCAGCATCGGCATTCAGCCCGACGCCATCGTGCTGCGCTGCGACCGGGAGATCCCGGAGAAGCTCAAGGAGAAGCTGTCGCTCTACTGCGACGTGGACCGGGAGGCGGTCGTCGCCGCCCCGGACGCGCCGAGCATCTACGACATCCCGAAGGTGCTGCACCGGGAGGGCCTCGACGCGTACGTGGTGCGCCGGCTCGGGCTCTCCTTCCGGGACGTGGACTGGACCAGCTGGGACGACCTGCTGGACCGGGTGCACCAGCCGCACCACACGGTCACCGTCGCGGTGGTCGGCAAGTACGTCGACCTGCCCGACGCGTACCTGTCGGTGAGCGAGGCGATCCGGGCGGCCGGGTTCGGCCACCGGGCCCGGGTGCAGCTGCGCTGGGTGCCCAGCGACGACTGCGTCACCCCGGCCGGCGCGGCCGCCGCCCTGGCCGGCGTCGACGGCATCGTCATTCCGGGCGGCTTCGGCGTCCGGGGCATCGAGGGCAAGATCGGCACCGCCCGGTACGCCCGGGAGAACGGCGTCCCGCTGCTCGGCCTCTGCCTGGGCCTGCAGTGCATGACCATCGAGGTGGCCCGCCACCTCGCCGGCCTGGACGGGGCGAACTCGCTGGAGTTCGACGAGGAGGCGAAGCACCCGGTCATCGCCACCATGGCCGACCAGGAGGACATCGTCGCAGGCAAGGGCGACCTGGGCGGCACCATGCGGCTCGGGGCGTACCCGGCGAAGCTGGCCGAGGGGTCGCTGGTCGCCGAGGCGTACGGCAGCACCGAGATCAGCGAGCGGCACCGGCACCGCTACGAGGTGAACAACGCCTACCGGGACCAGCTCACCAAGGTCGGCCTGCACTTCTCCGGCACCTCGCCGGACGGCCGGCTGGTCGAGTTCATCGAGCTGGACCGCGACCTGCACCCGTTCTTCGTGGCCACCCAGGCGCACCCGGAGCTGAAGAGCCGGCCGACCCGGCCGCACCCGCTCTTCGCCGGCTTCGTCAAGGCGGCCATCGCGTACTCCGAGGCCGACCAGCTCCCGGTCGACCTCGACGCGGCGCCGGCGGAGACCCCGGCGGCGAAGAAGACCAGCCGCAACGGCACCGCCGCCGCGGCGAGGGCGGCGTCGGCGTCGTGA
- a CDS encoding NUDIX domain-containing protein: MSAVEHRYEVTDHREIWSGRIFSLVSDDVTMPGGGTAARDYVKHVGAVAVVALDDAGQVVLIRQYRHPVGRHLWELPAGLMDVSGEDLAAAAARELAEEADLTAGAIDVLVDLHSSPGFSDEVVRVFLARDLADVPAEQRHDRRDEEADLQVVRVDLDEAVRMVLAGEITNASCVAGLLAAARARETGFAELRRPNAPLPR, translated from the coding sequence GTGAGCGCCGTCGAGCACCGCTACGAGGTGACCGACCACCGGGAGATCTGGTCCGGCCGGATCTTCTCGCTGGTCAGCGACGACGTCACCATGCCCGGCGGCGGCACCGCGGCCCGCGACTACGTCAAGCACGTCGGCGCGGTGGCCGTGGTGGCGCTGGACGACGCCGGCCAGGTGGTGCTGATCCGCCAGTACCGGCACCCGGTCGGCCGGCACCTGTGGGAGCTGCCGGCCGGGCTGATGGACGTCAGCGGCGAGGACCTGGCCGCGGCGGCGGCCCGGGAACTGGCCGAGGAGGCCGACCTGACCGCCGGCGCCATCGACGTCCTGGTGGACCTGCACAGTTCGCCGGGCTTCTCGGACGAGGTGGTCCGGGTCTTCCTGGCCCGGGACCTCGCCGACGTGCCGGCGGAGCAGCGGCACGACCGCCGCGACGAGGAGGCCGACCTTCAGGTCGTCCGGGTCGACCTCGACGAGGCGGTCCGGATGGTGCTGGCCGGGGAGATCACCAACGCCTCCTGCGTGGCCGGGCTGCTCGCCGCCGCCCGCGCCCGCGAGACCGGCTTCGCCGAGCTGCGCCGGCCGAACGCGCCACTGCCCCGCTGA
- a CDS encoding TM2 domain-containing protein, with the protein MFALIVPPAARRCGQDRRRSLRCPLMTTPPYQPGYPQGVSDKSKVVAGVLGIVLGFFGAGRFYMGDTKTGVLQLVVSVVTCGLGSIWGLIDGILILVNGGVDGQGRPLRD; encoded by the coding sequence ATGTTCGCGCTCATCGTCCCACCGGCGGCGCGGCGGTGCGGACAGGATCGCCGGCGATCACTAAGGTGTCCGCTCATGACCACTCCTCCTTACCAGCCCGGGTACCCCCAGGGCGTTTCCGACAAGAGCAAGGTCGTCGCGGGCGTGCTCGGCATCGTGCTCGGCTTCTTCGGCGCCGGCCGGTTCTACATGGGCGACACCAAGACCGGCGTGCTCCAGCTCGTGGTGAGCGTCGTGACGTGCGGCCTCGGCAGCATCTGGGGCCTCATCGACGGGATCCTGATCCTCGTCAACGGCGGTGTCGACGGCCAGGGCCGTCCGCTGCGCGACTGA
- the ald gene encoding alanine dehydrogenase has protein sequence MKVGIPREVKNHEYRVAITPAGVNEFTRHGHEVFVESGAGVGSSISDDEFAAAGAKILATADEVWDAAELVLKVKEPVAEEYHRMREGQVLFTYLHLAASKECTDALIDRKVTGIAYETVELPDRSLPLLAPMSEVAGRLAPQVGAFYMMRTGGGRGVLPGGVSGVYAAKTVVIGAGVSGMNAAAIALGLQSEVLLLDKNVARLRQADAIYRGHLQTVASNAYEIERAVVDADLVIGAVLVPGAKAPKLISNELVSRMKPGSVLVDIAIDQGGCFEDSRPTTHADPVYKVHESIFYCVANMPGAVPNTSTHALTNVTLPYALELANHGWREALRRDAALALGLNTHEGQVVYGPVAEAHGMATLPLADVLA, from the coding sequence GTGAAGGTCGGAATCCCACGCGAGGTCAAGAACCACGAGTACCGCGTGGCGATCACGCCCGCGGGCGTCAACGAGTTCACCCGCCACGGTCACGAGGTCTTCGTCGAGTCCGGCGCCGGGGTCGGCTCGAGCATCAGCGACGACGAGTTCGCCGCCGCCGGCGCCAAGATCCTCGCCACCGCCGACGAGGTGTGGGACGCCGCCGAGCTGGTGCTCAAGGTCAAGGAGCCGGTCGCCGAGGAGTACCACCGGATGCGCGAGGGGCAGGTGCTCTTCACCTACCTGCACCTGGCCGCCTCCAAGGAGTGCACCGACGCGCTGATCGACCGCAAGGTCACCGGCATCGCGTACGAGACGGTCGAGCTGCCCGACCGCTCGTTGCCGCTGCTCGCCCCGATGTCCGAGGTGGCCGGCCGGCTCGCCCCGCAGGTGGGCGCCTTCTACATGATGCGCACCGGCGGCGGGCGCGGAGTGCTGCCGGGCGGCGTCTCCGGCGTGTACGCGGCCAAGACCGTGGTCATCGGCGCCGGCGTCTCCGGCATGAACGCCGCCGCGATCGCGCTGGGCCTGCAGTCCGAGGTGCTGCTGCTGGACAAGAACGTGGCCCGGCTGCGCCAGGCCGACGCGATCTACCGGGGCCACCTGCAGACGGTCGCCTCCAACGCGTACGAGATCGAGCGGGCCGTGGTCGACGCGGACCTGGTCATCGGCGCGGTGCTGGTGCCGGGCGCGAAGGCGCCGAAGCTCATCTCCAACGAGCTGGTCTCCCGGATGAAGCCGGGCAGCGTGCTCGTCGACATCGCCATCGACCAGGGCGGCTGCTTCGAGGACTCGCGTCCCACCACGCACGCCGACCCGGTCTACAAGGTGCACGAGTCGATCTTCTACTGCGTGGCGAACATGCCCGGCGCGGTGCCGAACACCAGCACCCACGCGCTGACCAACGTCACCCTGCCGTACGCCCTGGAGCTGGCCAACCACGGCTGGCGCGAGGCGCTGCGCCGCGACGCGGCCCTCGCCCTGGGCCTGAACACCCACGAGGGCCAGGTCGTCTACGGCCCGGTCGCCGAGGCGCACGGCATGGCCACCCTGCCGCTGGCGGACGTGCTGGCCTGA
- a CDS encoding site-specific tyrosine recombinase XerD, whose amino-acid sequence MRGDGLTGTPAGAGAGVEPAPALRRAVRGYLDHLTVERGLSANTLSSYRRDLDRYLTTLAAAGVTDLAAVGAAQVEAHLARLRAGDDDHPPLAVSSAARAASAVRGLHRFALREGLAGADPSRDVRPPTPPRRLPRALPVDDVVRLLETAGAVTATGDQAPLALRDRALLEFLYGTGARISEAVGLAVDDLDTDEGAVVLRGKGGRTRLVPIGGYAVEALRAWLVRGRPPLVAAGRGTPAVFVNARGGALSRQGAWTILRRAAERAGLPVHGPGAVSPHTLRHSYATHLLDGGADVRVVQELLGHASVTTTQVYTLVTVERLREVYATAHPRARG is encoded by the coding sequence CTGAGGGGCGACGGGCTGACCGGAACACCGGCCGGGGCCGGCGCGGGCGTGGAGCCCGCGCCGGCCCTGCGCCGTGCCGTCCGCGGGTACCTCGACCACCTCACCGTCGAGCGCGGACTCTCCGCGAACACGCTCTCGTCGTACCGCCGGGACCTGGACCGCTACCTCACCACCCTCGCCGCGGCCGGGGTGACCGACCTGGCCGCCGTCGGCGCGGCCCAGGTCGAGGCCCACCTGGCCCGGCTGCGCGCCGGCGACGACGACCACCCGCCGCTGGCGGTGTCGTCGGCGGCCCGGGCGGCCAGCGCGGTGCGCGGCCTGCACCGCTTCGCGCTGCGGGAGGGGTTGGCCGGCGCTGACCCCAGCCGCGACGTCCGCCCGCCGACACCGCCGCGCCGGCTGCCCCGGGCGCTGCCGGTCGACGACGTGGTCCGGCTGCTGGAGACCGCCGGCGCGGTCACCGCCACCGGCGACCAGGCGCCCCTCGCGCTGCGCGACCGGGCGCTGCTGGAGTTCCTGTACGGCACCGGGGCGCGCATCTCCGAGGCCGTCGGCCTCGCCGTGGACGACCTGGACACCGATGAGGGTGCGGTGGTGCTGCGCGGCAAGGGCGGCCGGACCCGACTCGTGCCGATCGGCGGGTACGCGGTCGAGGCGCTGCGCGCCTGGCTGGTCCGGGGCCGCCCGCCGCTGGTGGCCGCCGGCCGGGGCACCCCGGCGGTCTTCGTCAACGCCCGCGGCGGCGCGCTCTCCCGGCAGGGCGCCTGGACCATCCTGCGCCGCGCCGCCGAGCGGGCCGGCCTGCCGGTGCACGGGCCCGGCGCGGTCTCCCCGCACACCCTGCGCCACTCGTACGCCACCCACCTGCTCGACGGGGGCGCCGACGTGCGGGTGGTGCAGGAACTGCTCGGCCACGCCTCGGTGACCACCACCCAGGTGTACACGTTGGTCACCGTGGAGCGGCTGCGCGAGGTGTACGCCACCGCGCACCCGCGCGCCCGCGGGTGA
- a CDS encoding ParA family protein: MAGNGDRADAWTSELREQQASLGADLGPADPAAYTMRKPIPEPMPTDRHGPARIIAMANQKGGVGKTTTTINLGAALAEYGRKVLLVDFDPQGALSVGLGVNPHNLDLSVYNLLMQDDVTAEDVLIKTDVAGLHLLPANIDLSAAEIQLVNEVAREMALARVLRTVRKEYDFILIDCQPSLGLLAINALTVAHGVLIPLECEFFSLRGVALLLDTIDKVRERLNFDLELEGILATMYDSRTTHCRQVLQRVVEAFGDKVYQTVITKTVKFPESTVAGAPITTLDPASSGARNYRQLAREVIAAQADR, encoded by the coding sequence ATGGCTGGCAACGGTGACCGTGCCGACGCCTGGACGTCGGAGCTCCGCGAGCAGCAGGCGTCGCTCGGCGCGGACCTGGGTCCGGCCGACCCGGCCGCGTACACGATGCGCAAGCCGATCCCGGAGCCCATGCCGACCGACCGGCACGGCCCGGCGCGGATCATCGCGATGGCCAACCAGAAGGGCGGCGTCGGGAAGACCACGACGACCATCAACCTGGGCGCCGCGCTCGCCGAGTACGGCCGCAAGGTGCTGCTGGTCGACTTCGACCCGCAGGGCGCCCTCTCGGTCGGGCTGGGGGTAAACCCGCACAACCTCGACCTGTCGGTCTACAACCTGCTCATGCAGGACGACGTCACCGCCGAGGACGTCCTGATCAAGACCGACGTGGCGGGCCTGCACCTGCTGCCCGCCAACATCGACCTCTCCGCCGCCGAGATCCAGCTGGTCAACGAGGTCGCCCGCGAGATGGCGCTGGCGCGCGTGCTGCGCACCGTCCGCAAGGAGTACGACTTCATCCTGATCGACTGCCAGCCCTCGCTGGGCCTGCTGGCGATCAACGCGCTGACCGTCGCGCACGGCGTGCTCATCCCGCTGGAATGCGAGTTCTTCAGCCTGCGGGGCGTGGCGCTGCTGCTGGACACCATCGACAAGGTCCGCGAGCGGCTCAACTTCGACCTGGAGCTCGAGGGCATCCTCGCCACCATGTACGACAGCCGCACCACGCACTGCCGCCAGGTGCTCCAGCGGGTGGTGGAGGCCTTCGGCGACAAGGTCTACCAGACGGTGATCACCAAGACCGTCAAGTTCCCCGAGTCGACCGTCGCCGGCGCCCCGATCACCACGCTCGACCCGGCCTCCTCCGGCGCGCGCAACTACCGGCAGCTGGCCCGTGAGGTGATCGCCGCCCAGGCGGACCGGTAG